In a single window of the Hippocampus zosterae strain Florida chromosome 6, ASM2543408v3, whole genome shotgun sequence genome:
- the zgc:110329 gene encoding tetraspanin-15: protein MPPYSELRKSNHFYYFIKFTLNVYSMLFSLVGLCVLCVGVYAEVERQKNRTLEGLFLAPAVVLILLGLVMFTVSLVGMVGSLRDNKTLLHMFLCVLCVLLLLQAIGLIIALIFEKKTSSLFQSSIREGIKHYYDDLDFKNILDYVQEKFSCCGGDEYKDWGVNQYHFCNGTGPLACGVPYTCCIRREVGEVINTLCGSKALDRQRESLQEEIHVRGCIHAVNLWMSDNIGVTVGLCCAIGLPQLLGIVLSCVFWNLLVEMSESVDMVDFKLKKLEFKYSELDLAGAGWCMCLPRDGGYLPVPASEPELDPIDIHLQKLKKQPPRTHAQLRELQQSRSASGLDEVDVGRKLKREH, encoded by the exons ATGCCTCCCTATTCTGAATTGAGGAAAAGCAACCACTTCTATTACTTCATCAAATTCACCCTCAATGTCTATTCGATGCTGTTTTCG CTGGTGGGTCTCTGTGTACTCTGCGTGGGGGTGTATGCTGAAGTGGAAAGGCAGAAAAATCGAACTCTGGAGGGTCTCTTCCTGGCTCCTGCAGTGGTGCTGATCCTGCTGGGTCTGGTAATGTTCACAGTCTCACTTGTGGGCATGGTTGGCTCCCTCAGAGACAATAAAACCCTGCTGCACATG TTCCTCTGCGTTCTCTGTGTGTTGCTGCTCCTCCAAGCTATCGGCCTCATTATAGCTCTCATCTTTGAGAAGAAG ACGTCTTCCTTGTTTCAAAGCAGCATACGAGAGGGAATCAAACACTACTACGATGACCTGGACTTTAAAAACATCTTGGACTACGTGCAAGAAAAG TTTTCATGTTGTGGAGGAGATGAATATAAGGACTGGGGAGTCAACCAATACCACTTCTGTAACGGGACTGGCCCACTAGCGTGTGGGGTTCCATATACCTGCTGTATCCGCCGTGAG GTAGGAGAGGTCATTAACACCCTGTGTGGTTCCAAGGCACTGGATAGACAG CGTGAAAGCCTGCAAGAGGAGATCCACGTGCGAGGGTGCATTCACGCAGTCAACCTTTGGATGAGTGACAACATTGGAGTAACTGTTGGACTGTGCTGTGCCATTGGGCTGCCACAG CTGCTCGGCATTGTCCTGAGCTGCGTCTTTTGGAACCTTCTGGTGGAAATGAGCGAATCTGTCGACATGGTGGACTTCAAGTTGAAGAAGCTGGAGTTCAAGTACAGCGAGCTGGACCTGGCCGGCGCCGGCTGGTGTATGTGCCTGCCGAGGGACGGCGGCTACTTGCCCGTTCCAGCTTCTGAGCCCGAACTGGACCCCATTGACATTCACCTGCAGAAGCTGAAGAAGCAGCCGCCTCGCACGCACGCTCAGCTCCGAGAACTCCAACAGTCCAGGTCGGCCAGCGGCCTGGACGAGGTAGATGTGGGCCGCAAGCTGAAAAGGGAACACTGA